The following DNA comes from Phycisphaerae bacterium.
TCTGAGCTACGAGATCACCACCAATGTGCCGTGGATCCACGTTGTGCCGGATGAAGGCGTGTCCGTTCAGAATCCGCCGACGACCAATCTTCATGTGGTTTCTTATGATCCGTTGCCGCCGGGTGTCCACACGGGCAAGATCACCATAACCGGATCGCACAATGTCGAGACAATCAACGTCACGGTAGTGGTGACCACGGTCAAGCCGGACTTTGACGCCGACGGCGACGTGGATGAGACCGATTTTGGTTTCTTCCAGCAGTGCTACACCGGGGCCGCGCAGGTCTCCGGCAGTTGTACCGTCGCGGACTTCGACGGCGACATGTTCGTTACTCGTACCGGTGACCTGCCGGTGTTCTTGAATTGCCTGAGCGGACCTGGCATATATCCCGATCGGGATTGCGACTGAGTGCGAGTCGGGACGCTCCTCGTGTAAAGATAACGGCGTGCGAAGCTCTTGGGATGCTCCGCACGCCGTTCTTGTTGTGCTTTCGGCCCGGGCGGGGGAGATCGGCTATGCGCGCAACGGTCGGACGGATCCGTATCCGGCTGAGAGCGCCTCAAGGACAAGCGGCAGCCCGGATGTCGAAGCCTGTGCGCGTGACGCGCCAGCAGGTGGTTGCGGCATCATAGAGACGGATTTCCCGCACTCTCCGTCGGTCATTCCCAGATGGCGTGTTTCGATTGGCGGGCTGCGGGTTTTGCCCCGCCTGCCTTTTTGCCGTTTGGCGATTCAATCCCACAATGGTTTGCATTAGAATGCGTCCGCGACGCGTTTCTGCTGTATGAGTTCTCAGGGCATACAACTGCCTGCGCCGAGCGTCTTTATGCGCGGGCCAAGACGCAGGCGAGGCATCGGAATATACCAGAGGCCTGCCGGCTTGCTTAAGCATCCCGGACGATGAGACTGTTATGAAGCGGATGACGAGTTTCTCTGAAGCCCTGTTTGCCCGCCGAATGACGTCAGTCCTTGTCTTGGTTGCCGGAGGATGTCAGTGGTTCTCCGAGAGTGCGGACCGTGACGTCTATCGGTTGATTAACGACCGCCAGCGGGCGGCTCTGGGCGAGGCGCATGACTTCCGCATTGAGCGGGGCACCTCGCCCGTGTCGGTGCCGGGAGACGCGTACGCGTTCGTTCCTCGCCCGATAGACAGCGACGTGCCGGAGGTTTTTCGTCGTGCGGCTTCTCAACCTGCGGTGGACGGGAACCCGACTTCAGCACCGGTCGTTATGGGCTCTCAGGGGTATGTATTTCCAGAGACGATGCCTTCGGGGACGGCGGACGCTGAGGCGTCCCAGCCTGGCCTTTTGCGGTCTGAAGCCGCCAGCCGGCCGGTGTCCACCCGGCCGTCTCGACCTATCATGACGTTGTCTGGAGCCCTCAAGTACGCCTTTCAACACTCGCGGCGGTTTCAGAATGCCAAGGAGGATCTGTACCTTGCCGCCTTGGATCTGACCCTGGAGAGACATCTGTGGACACCTCGGTTTTTCGGAGAGATCGGAGTTGACCTCGTCAACCAGGGACAAGACGAGGTTTGGGATCATGCCCTCGAAGCGGTCGCACAGGCAGGGGTTCGACAGAAGTTGCCTTACGGCGGCGAGATCACGGCGCGGGTGATCGCCAACCTGGTCAATGACTTGTCCAAGCGCGTGAATGAGGGTGAGACCGGCTCCATGCTCCTGGAGGCCAATATTCCGTTGCTGCGTGGAGCCGGCCGGGCGGCCTATGAGTCGCGATACAGAGCCGAGCGCAACCTGATCTATGCAGTCCGGACCTATGAGCAGTATCGTCGATCATTGGCCGTGGACATCGCGGGGCGCTACTTCAATCTTCAGCGGCTTCGCCAGCAAATCGTCAACGCGAGCGAGAGTGTCGAGCAGTTCGCGACCGACATGGCCCGCGCCGAGGCTCTTCGTCGGGTCGGCCGCGTGGAACAGTTGGACGTGCTTCGTGCCGATCAGGATCGCCTGCGGGCCATCAACACGGAAGTAGACGCGATCGCCAATTACGAAACCGCCCTGGACCGCTTCAAGATCGAGATCGGTATGCCGACGGAGACCGAAATCGACGTGGAATATCCGGCCGAGGTCACCGATTCCACGACGGAAATGGATGGAGTCATGGAGCCTTCGAGTCTGGAAGATGCTCTTCGAATGCCGGATGTGTCGGAAGAAGAGGCCGTCCGCGTGGCTCTGAAATACCGGCTTGATTTTCTGAACGACCTGGACCGCGTGGACGATGCTCGCCGAGGCGTGGCCGTTGCCGAGAACAATCTTCTGCCGGATCTCAGGATGTACGGCACGGTGCAACTGGACACCGTGCCCGAGCGTGTGGGCGTGCTGAAGTACAACACGGACCGCACAGGTTATCGGACGGGCTTGAGACTGGATCTGCCGTTGGATCGTGTGGCAGAGCGCAACGCGTTACGTAAATCTCAGATCGCGCTTCAGCAGGCGCAACGGGCGCTTGAAGAGGCCAAGGATATCATCAGCCTGCAGGTTCGTGAGGCAATCCGAGAGGTCCAACAGCAGGCCGATTCGCTGCGGATTCAAATACTGAGCCGGGATCAGGCCTTGGCTCGCCGCCGGGCGGCGCGTCTGTGGTTTGACCTGGGAAAAATGAATAACCGGGACGTCATCGAGGCGCAGCGAGAGCTGCTTGAGGCACAGAATCGCCTGGCGGAGGCTCAGTCCCAATGGAGACTGGCGATTCTCGCTTTTCGTCTCGATACCGGAACGCTCCGCGTGGACGACGAGGGCCAGTGGTACTCGGCGGTGGCGACCACGGCCGCGCGGCGTTAAAATGGAAGCGGTCAACGTCCTTCCGAATGGGGTGCGACAAGTTTCCGGGCCGCCGACGGTCAGCCTGCTTGTTAGGAGATCCGGGCATGGGAATGACCGAGACCGAAGCGACTCTTCCGTCGCAAGTTCCTGAGGCTGCGGAACAGGCCTGGGCACCCAGCCGGGTGCCGGTCCGAGTTTCGCGAAGGGCGCTCCGGTGGCTTGTGCTGATCGTCGTGGCGGTTGCCGCGATCGGGGCTTATGCGGTGGTCAAGCGGTGGCTCGCTCCGGCCGCCGTGCAGGACATCCAGCTTTACACGGTCACGAGAAAAAGCTTCCCCATCTTGTTAACCGCTACCGGCGAGCTCAAGGCGGCGAATTCCGTGGAGGTGCGGTCCGAGGTGGAAGGCCGGGCGACGATCATCTCGCTCGTTCCTGAGGGGACGCACGTGAAGCAAGGCGACCTTCTGGTGGAACTGGCCAGCGACGAGATTGACGAGAAGATCCGCGACCTGGAGATCAAGGAGACGGTGGCGGCGGCCGCCTACGAGGCCGCGGTGAAAGAGTTGGAGATTC
Coding sequences within:
- a CDS encoding TolC family protein; translated protein: MKRMTSFSEALFARRMTSVLVLVAGGCQWFSESADRDVYRLINDRQRAALGEAHDFRIERGTSPVSVPGDAYAFVPRPIDSDVPEVFRRAASQPAVDGNPTSAPVVMGSQGYVFPETMPSGTADAEASQPGLLRSEAASRPVSTRPSRPIMTLSGALKYAFQHSRRFQNAKEDLYLAALDLTLERHLWTPRFFGEIGVDLVNQGQDEVWDHALEAVAQAGVRQKLPYGGEITARVIANLVNDLSKRVNEGETGSMLLEANIPLLRGAGRAAYESRYRAERNLIYAVRTYEQYRRSLAVDIAGRYFNLQRLRQQIVNASESVEQFATDMARAEALRRVGRVEQLDVLRADQDRLRAINTEVDAIANYETALDRFKIEIGMPTETEIDVEYPAEVTDSTTEMDGVMEPSSLEDALRMPDVSEEEAVRVALKYRLDFLNDLDRVDDARRGVAVAENNLLPDLRMYGTVQLDTVPERVGVLKYNTDRTGYRTGLRLDLPLDRVAERNALRKSQIALQQAQRALEEAKDIISLQVREAIREVQQQADSLRIQILSRDQALARRRAARLWFDLGKMNNRDVIEAQRELLEAQNRLAEAQSQWRLAILAFRLDTGTLRVDDEGQWYSAVATTAARR